In a single window of the Zea mays cultivar B73 chromosome 5, Zm-B73-REFERENCE-NAM-5.0, whole genome shotgun sequence genome:
- the LOC541869 gene encoding ribosomal protein S10: protein MAAKIRVVMKSFMSQSNQVVGLLPFTKKVGLPESRALYTVLRSPHIDKKSREQFSMHVKKQFVELTAKPHELHKKFFWLKRLRIPGAQYEVQISFKTRLDMASLRSQAP, encoded by the coding sequence ATGGCTGCAAAGATACGCGTGGTGATGAAGTCTTTTATGAGCCAAAGCAACCAGGTCGTAGGGCTTCTGCCATTCACAAAGAAGGTCGGACTACCTGAATCGCGAGCCTTGTACACCGTGCTGCGGTCGCCGCATATCGATAAGAAGTCCAGGGAACAGTTCTCGATGCATGTCAAGAAACAGTTTGTGGAACTGACAGCCAAACCGCACGAGCTCCACAAGAAGTTCTTCTGGCTAAAACGCCTGCGCATACCTGGGGCCCAGTAcgaggtgcagatttctttcaagACACGCCTGGATATGGCGAGCCTAAGGTCCCAGGCTCCTTGA
- the LOC100282705 gene encoding deoxyhypusine synthase 1 has product MAAGAGGGELEALEGVRSIVLKPSESLDESRFTRIAGADFNDPAVGLEGLLASLASTGFQASNLGDAIDVVNQMLDWRLSHEKPSEDCDEAELDPKYRASVKCKIFLGFTSNLVSSGIRDIIRFLAQHHMVDVIVTSAGGIEEDLIKCLAPTYRGDFSLPGALLRSKGLNRIGNLLVPNDNYCKFENWIMPLFDQMLQEQSTENVWTPSKVIARLGKEINDESSYLYWAYKNNIPVYCPALTDGSLGDMLFCHAVRNPGLIIDIVQDIRLMNGEAIHATPRKTGIIVLGGGLPKHHICNANMFRNGADYAVYINTAQEFDGSDSGAHPDEAVSWGKIKGSAKPVKVHCDASIAFPLLVAATFARKVHNSK; this is encoded by the exons ATGGCCGCCGGTGCGGGAGGCGGCGAACTGGAGGCGCTGGAGGGCGTGCGCTCCATCGTGCTCAAGCCGTCGGAGTCGCTCGACGAGTCGCGGTTCACGAGGATCGCCGGCGCCGACTTCAACGACCCGGCCGTCGGACTCGAGGGGCTGCTCGCCTCGCTCGCGTCCACCGGGTTCCAGGCATCCAACCTCGGCGACGCCATCGACGTCGTCAACCAGATG TTAGACTGGAGGTTGTCGCATGAGAAGCCCAGCGAGGATTGCGATGAAGCTGAACTTGACCCTAAATATAGAGCATCTGTGAAGTGCAAGATATTTCTGGGCTTCACCTCGAACCTCGTGTCTTCTGGCATCCGGGATATAATCCGTTTTCTAGCTCAGCATCACATG GTGGATGTTATTGTTACAAGTGCTGGGGGtatagaggaggatctcattaaaTGCCTTGCACCAACTTACAGAGGCGATTTTTCTTTACCTGGAGCACTGCTGCGGTCAAAAGGACTGAACCGGATAGGAAATCTGTTGGTGCCCAATGACAACTATTGCAAGTTTGAGAACTGGATCATGCCACTCTTCGACCAGATGCTACAGGAGCAATCTACTGAG AATGTTTGGACACCGTCGAAGGTGATAGCGCGCCTTGGCAAAGAAATAAATGATGAAAGCTCCTATCTTTATTGGGCATACAAG AATAACATCCCTGTATACTGCCCAGCATTGACTGATGGATCACTTGGAGACATGCTGTTTTGTCATGCAGTTCGTAATCCTGGCCTTATTATTGACATTGTACAAG ATATACGTCTGATGAATGGGGAAGCCATCCATGCAACACCAAGGAAGACAGGGATTATAGTTCTTGGTGGAGGCCTTCCAAAGCATCATATATGCAATGCCAATATGTTCCGCAATGGTGCAGATTATGCTGTGTATATTAACACGGCTCAAGAGTTTGATGGTAGCGATTCTGGAGCACACCCCGATGAAGCAGTCTCATGGGGCAAGATTAAGGGTTCAGCAAAACCTGTAAAG GTGCATTGCGATGCAAGTATCGCTTTCCCGCTTCTTGTTGCAGCAACATTTGCACGTAAGGTTCATAACTCCAAATGA